Genomic DNA from Bombus affinis isolate iyBomAffi1 chromosome 8, iyBomAffi1.2, whole genome shotgun sequence:
TAGTAATGTCTGGTCCACCTTTACCACCGTCAGCAGCCGCTGCTGTAATGGAAGCAAATCATGGACCTTCGATATACGACCGATTATATTCCCACCCTGACTCGGAGGATCATACTCACGACTTGGACACGATTATTGCCAGAATCGCTGGTATAGACTCTCCGACTAATGAAGAGAAGAAGActcagcagcagcaacaacaacaacaacaacaacaagatTTTAATGGTGCCTCTAGTAAAAAGTTATACTTCAACGGCTCTGTCCGAAGAAAGACTCTTTATGGCAGTGATCTATCATCTGTCAGTAGTAGTGAAACGGACGCGGCTAAGGTGAAGACAACCGAAAAATCGAAAACTGAGTCGAGTACGGAAGAAGAAACTAATGTTTCGACGAAAACTAAACTATCGCgaagaaaaacgaaaaagacTGTTCAATCGGCTGATAAATTGCATTCGGCGCTTAGGGATAACAGTGAAAATGAAAAGCTTGTGAATAGTAGATCGCATACGCTCGAACATATGGAGAAAGAATTAGGAAGTGCTTCTGGTAGTGAAAGCGACGAACTGTTAATGTTAAGCGGTGGCGCAACGAAACATTTTACTGCTTCTACTATTTATTCAGATACTGACTCTGACTCCCAAGAACATGCATCTCATTCTGCGGTTTTAATCACAAAAGCAGCGGTGAAAGAGTTTTCCGCAGCAAATTTGTCAAAAAATTCACAAAAAAGTTTTGGCAAAGATCCCAGACATGTCGAATCAACGTATCATAATACAGGATCGAAGAATAAAGAGAATCAAAATAAAGCTGGCTctaaaaagaaagaatatataCCTTCCGCATTAATCGTTCCACAGAGACAAGCTGCGAAAAAAGCTTCGGAAATTATGCAACGCACACAGCAAGGCAAAAAAGACAATTCGGTGCCTGAATCTACTCCAGAAGTAATTAAATCTCCTGTCGAGGAACTTCCGAAATGTTCCTCGTCGAAGCAGTCAAAAGACAAAACCCCTAATAAAAAACAGAGAGAAAACAAACAGTCGAAGGAAACTAAAAATAACGATGTATATGATTTCGATAAAGAAGATGGAACGGAGATTTTGGCGTATGTGCCACAAAGACAAGCTGCCAAGAAAGCCGCCGAACACATCAAAAGTGGCATGGGTACTAAGACTACGCAGCAAATCGAACAGGAGACGCTTGACGGAAGATCGAAAAAGGAATCTCCAGAAgcaggaaaaaggaaggaaattAAAAAGGACGATTCTTCCAGAAAAGAAGAACTTCCTTCACGAAAAGAAGAAACATCTTCATCATCTTCTTCGTCGTCATCTTCCTCATCCTCCTCGTCATCTTCATCCTCTTCatcatcttcttcttcctcATCCTCTAGAAAAGAGGAAGTTTCATCCAGAAAGGACGAATTGATTTCTAAGAAAGAAGAATCGTCCTCTAGGAAAGAGGAAATCATCTCGAAGGAGAGTCGCCCGAGAAAACCTAGAAAACCGAGCGACCGAAAGTCGTCGGTGCTTTCAAGCAACAGCGATAGCagcagtagtagtaatagtTGTAGTAGTTCCTCAGAAAGTAGCAGTGATTCCGAAAATCCAGAACGTAGGAAATTTTCAGATGAATTGATGGACGGTTCTTCTTGTTCTACTTCCTCTGAAAGTGATACTGCTAACAGAACGAAAAGTAAATCGGTTACAGTTTCAAGCACAACAAATAGAAAGCAACAGTCTAATAAAACGTCACCAGAACGACAGGATGCTGAAAGAAAACAAATTTCAGGGCGGAAACTCAAGAAGCTGCCCGAGAAGAAGCTTAAAACTTCCGACGGGCGGCGGGGACCTGAGTTTCAGCCGCCTACTGAGAGAGAGGAATCTCGTAGAACCTCTAAAGAACAACAACAGCCACAGCAACAAGAAGCAACTGTTAAAAAGCAGGATCAAAGAGACAACAAACAAAAGCAACCAGCAACAGCGGGAGCTACAACAGCAGGAACAGAGACTAATGAGGATCTGCTCATTGGGTCTGGAGATCATGATGGGGCAAGAAGTGTTCCTGGGTCCAGACCTACCAAAAAGTCGGGTCAAGCTAGTAAGCAGCAGTCCTTGCCAAGGAAAGAAGATAAGAAGACCAAGTCCGAAGGCAGAAAACGAAAACCGAACGAGTCTGTCGCGAAGGATGAAAAGAGTGGGAAAGAAACGATCAAGAAACCGGAGAAACGGTTAACTGACAAACAACCTGTCAAGATAgcagaaaagaaaaacgaagaggAGAGTAGAAAAGACGAACCAAAGATTGTTGATCAAGGAAAAACTAACGAATGCACGGACAATTCTTCAAAGAACGAAGAGAAGAAAGTTAAAAAGATTGGAGGCAAGGAAGCGATTAATATTTTGGAAGAAGAGATGAAACAGCGTAGAGCGGAAAGGGACAGTCCGAAAAAATCATTAAGGGGATTAGATAAATTGTTGGAGAAACGTGAACATCATGATAAAATGTCTAAGAGTAAAAATTCGGAGGTGAAAGTTGAGAAAGTTGCTTGTGacgaggaaaaggaagagaagGGATCCGTGGAAGAAAGTCAACAAATGAAAGAAGCTGTGAAAAACGAAGATCGTAAAAACCATATTAACGAGAGTGATATTATTATTGAGAAACCAAAATCGGAAGAACAAGTGGAGGAAGAGATAATAAAGAAGGATATTTCCGAGGTACCAGAAATTGAGAAAGTTATAGCtggaaagaagaaaacagaTCGAAATCAAACGAAGAACCTGGAGGAAATTGTCGAACAACGAAATGTTGAACCACCGCAGAGTATCGAACCTCAGCCCGTTCCCATGGAAGACAATGTGCAGAAAGAAAATAGCAAAGATGACAATATCAAATCTGTTTTGGAAAGAGTTGAAAATTCTGAAAAAGAACATCAAAAACGACGAAAATCTGCAAATAGATCAATTTTCTCGCCACAACATGGAAAAGATGCGAGTGTTTCGGAATTGTTTGATTTTGACCAAGATATGTTAACAGAAGAAATAGTGAACGAAGATGGATTTGGTATATCAAGAGATGCGGAAGAACGGGGTGTACCATTAAGTTTCTCGTTCAATAATGAGTTGTGGTTCAAGGAAGATTCGAAAGAAGATAGCGCGAGGGAAACATTGCATCTTGTTGAGAAATTGCGTATGGAACTCTCGAAGAAATCAAATtctagtcagttcgaattagaGGCAGTACCTGTGGATGGCGAAATCAAAAAGGAGGAACCACCAATAGAAAAAACGTACGAGCAACAGCAACAACCACCGCAGCAACTCCAACCGCAACAACCTCAACAATCCCCGCAACttcagcagcagcaacaacaacttGCTCAAACTCAAGCAGAAAAAGAGACAAAGATCCTCGAGCCTATTGCAGAACCAGTCCTAAAcgtgaaaaatgttgaaatttcCGAAGAAGAGGTAGCTATTAATGAAACCCGTCCTAGCACTTATAATAAGAGTACGGTAGAGGAAAAGAGGAAAACATGCTACTCGAGCGGTAACGATAGGTATGCGGCCTATGAAGAGGATCGTGAGGCGAACAAAGTAAGCTTAGTGGAACGATCGAAGCTCGATCGAGCGGAGACTGACGAGAGATGGGTTCCACCAAGCATCAATAGTTTTGAACTAAGTGATGTGCAACATTTGAATGCTTTGATGGAGACGCAGAATCGTCGATACAGTAATCATCAATTTCCTAATGAAACTATTCCAGAGAACGATTCTATCACGCGTACTCATTTGACCGCACCGAGTATCCAGGAACAATATCTTTTGCAGCAATCACATTCGATTCTACATAGCCAGCAAGAGCCACACGAAAGGGCGATACTCGATCAACAGATACCTGAAGAAAATCCTATGGAAATGATGAACAGACATTTGATCAGTTTGCCAGCATCAGAAGAGGATCAGGCTGCTGAAATGATGGACAGGGTGCTCGATAAAGAGGACGACGTTGTCAGACAGCAGGAGTACGATCAAAATTCACCGTACAATGATATAAACGGTCGTCCAGACACCAGGTGGGCGGAAAGTCAAGTTTTGCCTTCCCGAAGATCTACATCTTCTTCGATTACTTCCGCCTCTTCCGCGGAGGATCATTCCATTCCACCTTACAAGAACGTACCGAGCATTCCGTTTCCACCATGTTCCATGGAAACAACATATTATGCGGATTCGAGTTACGGTACCGGTCCGGTCAGTCTATTTCCGCCACAGTCCTGTGCAGCACCTTTACCTTACCCTTCTCCTGGACCAGCTCTTTTTCCGCCAGCATTTGGAGCTGCGTTTCCAGGAGCTCAGTCGTTATTGCCACACGTGAAACCGCTAGAAGATTCGCTTAATCTACAAGCTTCACCATGTACCGCAGCATTCACGTCTTCCTCGCACAACATGGCCCTTACCGCAGCCATGGTCTCGCCTACTAAGATAGTCACACCACctccaccgccaccgccaccaccTCCACAAGTCACCGTTCCACCTGCAGAACCTATAGAGAGGACGCAACAACAATTACAAACGCAAGTAACCGGTTCACCTTCGTTGCCAATAAATTTCTTAAACACCGTAGCACCAGAGAGTCATGCCAGCGATACCGTTGTCGAGAGCCTTCAAGAAGCTCTAACGGACAGCAAGAGCCAACATTCTGGGAAAAAGTCACCTTCCAAACCTACCAGGACCTCTGCTCGTGTAACATCTTTGCAAGGGAAGTCTCCGGGAAAATCTCCGAGGCAGGAAACCCAGAAAAACGTTCCTGGAGCGCGAGGTCGTGGCAGAGGTTCCAAAAATTCGGCGCAACACTCCGGTTACAGAGGGCGTGGACGCGGAAGAGGCAGAGGTCGAGGTAGAAGCGGACAAAATTCAGGACTCACTCTGGTCTCCGGCGCGGGTATCGGTCAACACGACGACTCCATTCAGAACAAACTAGTCGGCACGGTTTACGACTTCGATTCCGACGAAGATTCAACTAGTGAGGCGAACATTGCCGATTTACGCACTATGAGAGAGCGAAAGAAGTCGACTGATGCCGCGACGGCCGGAGTCGAAAGGAGAGATTCCACGGCCATGGCTTCCGGAGAAAGCGTTCAGTCAAGACTCTGCAGTCCTGGAGGCAGTAGGAAGTATCTGGAAGACAGGCGACTCTCTTGCTCTCCAAGTCATGATGATTCTGTTGTCGTGGAAAGCCAGTCAAACGCTGGACAGAGCTTCGATACCGTCCTACCACTTATTCCAGGTCCTGTCGATATGAGAACATACAATTCCACTCTTGATGCTTCAAGTTCTTCTACTTTACATGGTCAGACGTACGAGAATCATTTCCTAGGTACGTTCACGAGCGTCTCAGCTAATGATCCTGCTCTCCCGGATATCGAAGAAGACCTCGAGAAAGAATTCGGACCCGCGCTGATCAAGCAAGGTCAAGAAGACTGTTCAAAGCCGAATTTTGATGCGAGTATCGACGCCTCATCTTCTGGCTTTGTTGACGCCAATAAAGTCTCCTTGACAGATTCGAGAAACCAGCTGAAAGTTAAGATCAAAGGTCCTTTCCTGGATGCTAATTACGTTGCTACCTCGTCGGTACCACC
This window encodes:
- the LOC126919844 gene encoding PHD finger protein rhinoceros-like yields the protein MAQRGKRINRNDNDLASCPGAIKRRKCRLVPASGSSSLAATMGPSEEEETMASSSQGGASWTPRPLCDIKISSIYNRSSAEAPAELFRKDLISAMKLPDSEPLSPNEYWVITDQWKQEWERGVQVPVNPDSLPEPTVTITQATPIKQHSEFKLPKKFVRISRDDYFNPEDHHLSTTPARAEKACAYDLDDTDIAWLDVLNGERAQAGQLPITESQLERVIEELEVRCWERIQTIVKNEEGLGIEYDENVICDVCRSPDSEEGNEMVFCDCCNICVHQACYGITSIPDGSWLCRTCSLSQRPDCVLCPNKGGAMKCTRSGQKWAHVSCALWIPEVSIGCVERMEPITKISSIPQSRWALICVLCRERVGACIQCSIKTCKTAYHVTCAFKYGLEMKAIIEDEMADDGVKLRSYCQKHSRTNTKDKVQGTGSTIGSGADKAGSDSEDAESRRRKRKDMTSEEKNQARAAKLQEIEAEFDKHVSLKDIASQQLDVDPDGIVYIYNYWKLKRRAGHNKPLLAPRCGELSGSGSRNQGQAADLEKMRTFVQLRQDLERVRNLCYMVGRREKLCRTFLRLREQTFHKQALVMSGPPLPPSAAAAVMEANHGPSIYDRLYSHPDSEDHTHDLDTIIARIAGIDSPTNEEKKTQQQQQQQQQQQDFNGASSKKLYFNGSVRRKTLYGSDLSSVSSSETDAAKVKTTEKSKTESSTEEETNVSTKTKLSRRKTKKTVQSADKLHSALRDNSENEKLVNSRSHTLEHMEKELGSASGSESDELLMLSGGATKHFTASTIYSDTDSDSQEHASHSAVLITKAAVKEFSAANLSKNSQKSFGKDPRHVESTYHNTGSKNKENQNKAGSKKKEYIPSALIVPQRQAAKKASEIMQRTQQGKKDNSVPESTPEVIKSPVEELPKCSSSKQSKDKTPNKKQRENKQSKETKNNDVYDFDKEDGTEILAYVPQRQAAKKAAEHIKSGMGTKTTQQIEQETLDGRSKKESPEAGKRKEIKKDDSSRKEELPSRKEETSSSSSSSSSSSSSSSSSSSSSSSSSSSSRKEEVSSRKDELISKKEESSSRKEEIISKESRPRKPRKPSDRKSSVLSSNSDSSSSSNSCSSSSESSSDSENPERRKFSDELMDGSSCSTSSESDTANRTKSKSVTVSSTTNRKQQSNKTSPERQDAERKQISGRKLKKLPEKKLKTSDGRRGPEFQPPTEREESRRTSKEQQQPQQQEATVKKQDQRDNKQKQPATAGATTAGTETNEDLLIGSGDHDGARSVPGSRPTKKSGQASKQQSLPRKEDKKTKSEGRKRKPNESVAKDEKSGKETIKKPEKRLTDKQPVKIAEKKNEEESRKDEPKIVDQGKTNECTDNSSKNEEKKVKKIGGKEAINILEEEMKQRRAERDSPKKSLRGLDKLLEKREHHDKMSKSKNSEVKVEKVACDEEKEEKGSVEESQQMKEAVKNEDRKNHINESDIIIEKPKSEEQVEEEIIKKDISEVPEIEKVIAGKKKTDRNQTKNLEEIVEQRNVEPPQSIEPQPVPMEDNVQKENSKDDNIKSVLERVENSEKEHQKRRKSANRSIFSPQHGKDASVSELFDFDQDMLTEEIVNEDGFGISRDAEERGVPLSFSFNNELWFKEDSKEDSARETLHLVEKLRMELSKKSNSSQFELEAVPVDGEIKKEEPPIEKTYEQQQQPPQQLQPQQPQQSPQLQQQQQQLAQTQAEKETKILEPIAEPVLNVKNVEISEEEVAINETRPSTYNKSTVEEKRKTCYSSGNDRYAAYEEDREANKVSLVERSKLDRAETDERWVPPSINSFELSDVQHLNALMETQNRRYSNHQFPNETIPENDSITRTHLTAPSIQEQYLLQQSHSILHSQQEPHERAILDQQIPEENPMEMMNRHLISLPASEEDQAAEMMDRVLDKEDDVVRQQEYDQNSPYNDINGRPDTRWAESQVLPSRRSTSSSITSASSAEDHSIPPYKNVPSIPFPPCSMETTYYADSSYGTGPVSLFPPQSCAAPLPYPSPGPALFPPAFGAAFPGAQSLLPHVKPLEDSLNLQASPCTAAFTSSSHNMALTAAMVSPTKIVTPPPPPPPPPPQVTVPPAEPIERTQQQLQTQVTGSPSLPINFLNTVAPESHASDTVVESLQEALTDSKSQHSGKKSPSKPTRTSARVTSLQGKSPGKSPRQETQKNVPGARGRGRGSKNSAQHSGYRGRGRGRGRGRGRSGQNSGLTLVSGAGIGQHDDSIQNKLVGTVYDFDSDEDSTSEANIADLRTMRERKKSTDAATAGVERRDSTAMASGESVQSRLCSPGGSRKYLEDRRLSCSPSHDDSVVVESQSNAGQSFDTVLPLIPGPVDMRTYNSTLDASSSSTLHGQTYENHFLGTFTSVSANDPALPDIEEDLEKEFGPALIKQGQEDCSKPNFDASIDASSSGFVDANKVSLTDSRNQLKVKIKGPFLDANYVATSSVPPLAQQAPVIITPAATSASIASGTSNLRRMRKKELLRQYCSQDMNMDEPGCGNLATSAPIIMPQINRTVITIPKAVASMTSIPTREDYKAVVDANMEKKRRKERSAGFLDTNEEEGSVERRRGSATNGASSSGNAPVGNTDRRRGRQSSGGRSTTTTTTTTTTNSGPPKLKIKIGNSIIGGQESGQDDRTRIRPPKKRLCSIPSSTPSIEELKRESMKFRRMIMAGFDNDEKLRGKSKKDRNGKRKKRQSSRKEARVRILEGGTAPPKLIIRLGKGNDSPDELPILLTDEEEEEEEERHPTDSRVGPPPPEPAKDEPVYPSVAANIEEKQPTDPDTGGSAPRNVRSAKVTPIRLKLTRCQEGYELKGPPVHGEESSLTREKPESPEVSNEIRNPPIKGQDEEESSREEEEEEEEENNSSVQRDSSTCPATTSIPQGCQVR